A genome region from Vicinamibacterales bacterium includes the following:
- the tmk gene encoding dTMP kinase, with product MTGILIAFEGLDQSGKETQARLLGARLTEAGRRVLPVTFPDYSTPIGTELHRALHGERDYGPDVIQMLMIANRYEWKPAIVRAMGEGQVVIADRYLASSVAYGEAQGLDADWLFDAQKYLPAPALTVMIDIAPETAAGRKRANRDRFEQDLAMLARVRVSYRRQATRPGWIAVDGERSIEAVAADVARAASTTLAQP from the coding sequence ATGACGGGAATTCTCATCGCGTTCGAAGGACTGGATCAGAGCGGGAAGGAGACGCAAGCCCGGCTCCTCGGGGCGCGGCTGACCGAGGCGGGCCGGCGCGTGTTGCCGGTCACGTTTCCCGACTACTCGACGCCGATCGGCACCGAGTTGCACCGCGCGCTGCACGGCGAACGGGACTACGGGCCTGACGTGATCCAGATGCTGATGATCGCGAACCGGTACGAGTGGAAGCCGGCAATCGTCCGGGCGATGGGCGAAGGGCAGGTCGTGATCGCTGATCGCTACCTCGCGTCGAGCGTGGCGTACGGCGAGGCGCAGGGCCTCGACGCCGACTGGCTGTTCGACGCCCAGAAGTACCTGCCGGCGCCGGCGCTCACCGTGATGATCGACATCGCCCCGGAGACGGCCGCCGGCCGAAAGCGCGCGAACCGCGATCGATTCGAGCAGGACCTCGCCATGCTCGCCCGTGTCCGCGTCAGCTACCGGCGCCAGGCAACCCGCCCGGGCTGGATCGCTGTCGACGGGGAGCGCTCGATCGAGGCCGTGGCTGCGGATGTGGCCCGTGCCGCGTCGACAACGCTCGCGCAGCCGTGA
- a CDS encoding ComF family protein, translating into MQSATTGHRSSPVSVVRFRVAVLRSPLSLLRSAFSVLRSTCVEPVLGILLAPRCLACDVPLDTPSAGPVCAACWQSVHPLTPPLCDACGDAVPREDRVGACICARCLNHAPLIVRSRAAGAYDGALRQIVHALKYEGRRTLAAPLARLMRVRGADVLAGADLVVPVPLHWRRRYTRGFNQAEDLARHLGLPVCCALRRVRYTRAQFGLTATERRRNLGRAFARRRRWWRTGDANARRLEGACVVLVDDVNTTGATLEACANALLEYGVREVRALTAARALSTRHGPHPQPRPRSSAPRRQRSSPGGLPGAGS; encoded by the coding sequence ATGCAGTCAGCGACGACGGGGCATCGTTCCTCTCCGGTCTCAGTGGTTCGCTTTCGGGTCGCCGTTCTCCGCTCGCCGCTCTCCCTCCTCCGGTCCGCCTTCTCCGTGCTTCGTTCGACGTGCGTCGAACCCGTCCTGGGCATCCTCCTCGCCCCCCGCTGCCTCGCGTGCGATGTGCCTCTCGACACCCCGTCGGCCGGCCCCGTCTGCGCCGCCTGCTGGCAGTCCGTTCACCCGCTGACTCCGCCGCTCTGTGACGCCTGCGGCGACGCGGTGCCGCGCGAGGATCGTGTCGGGGCGTGCATCTGTGCCCGCTGCCTGAACCATGCGCCGCTCATCGTCCGCAGCCGGGCGGCTGGCGCCTACGACGGCGCGCTCAGGCAGATCGTCCACGCGCTGAAGTACGAGGGACGGCGCACGCTGGCTGCGCCTCTGGCCCGCCTCATGCGCGTCCGAGGGGCCGATGTGCTGGCCGGCGCGGATCTGGTCGTCCCGGTCCCGTTGCACTGGCGCCGCCGCTATACGCGCGGCTTCAACCAGGCGGAGGATTTGGCGCGGCACCTCGGGCTGCCCGTCTGCTGCGCGCTGCGCCGCGTGCGGTACACCCGGGCACAGTTCGGGTTGACGGCGACCGAACGGCGTCGGAACCTGGGACGTGCGTTCGCGCGGCGCCGCCGGTGGTGGCGAACGGGTGACGCGAACGCGAGACGCCTCGAAGGCGCGTGCGTGGTCCTGGTGGACGATGTGAACACCACGGGCGCCACGCTGGAGGCGTGTGCGAACGCGTTGCTGGAATACGGCGTGCGGGAGGTTCGCGCGCTCACGGCTGCGCGAGCGTTGTCGACGCGGCACGGGCCACATCCGCAGCCACGGCCTCGATCGAGCGCTCCCCGTCGACAGCGATCCAGCCCGGGCGGGTTGCCTGGCGCCGGTAGCTGA
- the rsfS gene encoding ribosome silencing factor has translation MSTTDGRKAHSKNEGLPAAIEQAVQAARDKKAVDVVALDLRQLASFTDFFVICSGQNTRQVQAIADAVEDSLRNAQVKPAHVEGFERAEWILLDYFDFIVHVFNTERREFYALERLWGSAERVALPDEPKAKRKT, from the coding sequence ATGAGTACAACCGACGGTCGGAAGGCACACTCGAAGAACGAAGGCTTGCCCGCCGCGATTGAGCAGGCCGTCCAGGCCGCGCGCGACAAGAAGGCGGTGGACGTGGTGGCGCTGGATTTGCGCCAACTCGCCAGCTTCACCGACTTCTTCGTCATCTGCTCCGGCCAGAACACCCGGCAGGTGCAGGCGATCGCGGATGCAGTCGAGGACTCGCTCCGGAACGCCCAGGTGAAGCCTGCCCACGTCGAGGGCTTCGAGCGGGCCGAATGGATCCTGCTCGACTACTTCGATTTCATCGTCCACGTCTTCAACACCGAGCGCCGGGAGTTCTACGCCCTCGAGCGCCTGTGGGGCAGCGCCGAGCGCGTGGCGTTACCTGACGAGCCGAAGGCGAAGCGGAAGACCTAG
- the nadD gene encoding nicotinate-nucleotide adenylyltransferase, whose amino-acid sequence MTGAGLTGILGGTFDPVHLGHLAAAQAASAALALDRVLLIPSHHPPHRPRSPHASAFHRFAMVSLAIGGHPQLTASDVELRQPGPSYTAVTLRALHRSGTPASQLFFITGTDAFADIATWHDYPAVLDLAHFIVISRPGRSFDALESRLPDLAPRMRMAESRAKMPAGVVESPRIFLVTADTPDVSSTEIRARARAGQSLETFVPAAVEDHIRRHGLYRE is encoded by the coding sequence ATGACGGGCGCGGGCCTGACGGGGATTCTCGGCGGCACGTTCGACCCCGTGCATCTTGGACATCTCGCCGCGGCCCAGGCGGCCAGCGCCGCGCTTGCGCTCGACCGTGTCCTGTTGATCCCGTCTCACCATCCGCCGCACCGTCCCCGTTCGCCACACGCATCGGCGTTTCATCGGTTCGCGATGGTCTCGCTGGCGATCGGAGGCCATCCGCAGTTGACCGCGTCCGACGTCGAGCTGCGGCAGCCGGGGCCGTCGTACACCGCGGTCACACTGCGCGCGCTTCACCGGTCCGGCACGCCGGCATCGCAACTCTTCTTCATCACGGGCACCGACGCGTTTGCAGATATTGCCACCTGGCACGACTATCCGGCCGTCCTCGACCTCGCGCACTTCATCGTCATCTCGCGGCCGGGACGATCGTTCGACGCGCTCGAGTCGCGCCTGCCGGACCTGGCCCCACGGATGCGCATGGCGGAATCGAGGGCGAAAATGCCGGCCGGAGTGGTCGAATCCCCGCGCATCTTCCTGGTGACCGCCGACACGCCGGATGTATCGTCGACGGAAATCCGGGCGAGGGCACGGGCTGGTCAATCGCTCGAGACCTTCGTCCCGGCCGCGGTCGAGGACCACATTCGGCGGCACGGCCTGTATCGGGAATAG
- the obgE gene encoding GTPase ObgE: protein MFVDEVDIRVSAGDGGRGCVSFRREKFVPRGGPNGGDGGDGGSVFLVASPHLNTLVNFRFHPEFHARRGGHGEGSNRHGHNGADLALEVPVGTVVHRIDPEGGEPTLVVDLTEEGQRALVAQGGKGGRGNAQFVSSTNRAPRRADPGTPGEIWALRLQLKLLADVGLVGYPNAGKSTLISRISAAKPKIADYPFTTLTPHLGVVRLGDDRSFVVADVPGLIEGAHRGQGLGHQFLRHIERTKVIVYLVDVSSASGREPDADLDVIRHELLLFQAEMLDRPQLVAANKVDALDDPERLARLTAKAESLGLPLFRVSAVTGEGVRELLEAMWRGIIGRLAEPDE from the coding sequence ATGTTCGTTGACGAGGTCGACATCCGGGTGTCCGCGGGCGATGGTGGCCGCGGGTGCGTCAGCTTTCGCCGCGAGAAGTTCGTGCCCCGCGGCGGCCCGAACGGCGGCGACGGCGGCGACGGCGGATCGGTGTTTCTCGTCGCCAGCCCGCACCTCAATACCCTCGTCAACTTCCGCTTCCATCCCGAATTCCATGCCCGCCGCGGCGGCCACGGCGAGGGATCCAACCGCCACGGACACAACGGCGCGGACCTCGCCCTCGAGGTTCCGGTCGGCACGGTCGTCCACCGGATCGACCCGGAGGGCGGCGAGCCGACCCTCGTCGTCGATCTGACCGAGGAAGGTCAGCGGGCGCTCGTCGCCCAGGGCGGGAAGGGCGGACGCGGCAACGCGCAGTTCGTCAGCTCGACCAACCGCGCCCCGCGGCGCGCCGACCCCGGCACGCCCGGCGAGATCTGGGCGCTTCGTCTCCAGCTCAAGTTGCTGGCTGACGTGGGCCTGGTCGGTTACCCGAACGCCGGCAAATCGACGCTCATCTCGCGCATCTCGGCGGCCAAGCCGAAGATCGCGGACTATCCGTTCACCACGCTGACACCGCACCTCGGCGTCGTCCGGCTGGGCGACGACCGCAGCTTCGTGGTCGCCGACGTGCCAGGCCTGATCGAGGGCGCGCACCGGGGGCAGGGCCTCGGCCACCAGTTCCTGCGCCACATCGAGCGGACGAAGGTGATTGTCTACCTCGTTGACGTGTCATCCGCTTCCGGGCGCGAACCGGATGCCGACCTCGATGTCATCCGCCACGAACTGCTGCTGTTCCAGGCGGAGATGCTCGACCGTCCGCAGCTCGTCGCGGCGAACAAGGTGGATGCGCTCGACGATCCGGAACGCCTCGCGCGCCTGACGGCGAAAGCCGAGAGCCTCGGCCTCCCGCTGTTCCGCGTCTCTGCGGTAACGGGCGAAGGCGTGCGGGAGCTGCTCGAAGCCATGTGGCGCGGCATCATCGGCCGGCTCGCGGAGCCGGACGAATGA
- the rpmA gene encoding 50S ribosomal protein L27 has product MAHKKGQGSSRNGRDSNSQRLGVKRHDGNIVTGGSILIRQRGRRFSAGLNVGLAKDDSLFAKVTGRVRFEDHGGHGRKISVLPIE; this is encoded by the coding sequence ATGGCACACAAGAAAGGACAGGGCAGCTCCCGCAACGGCCGCGACAGCAATTCCCAGCGGCTGGGCGTGAAGCGCCACGACGGCAACATCGTGACCGGAGGGTCCATCCTCATCCGGCAGCGCGGACGTCGCTTCAGCGCGGGTCTCAACGTGGGGCTGGCGAAAGACGACTCGCTGTTCGCCAAGGTGACTGGCCGCGTGCGTTTCGAGGATCATGGGGGCCACGGCCGCAAGATCAGCGTCCTGCCCATCGAATAG
- the rplU gene encoding 50S ribosomal protein L21, with product MYAIVQCGGHQVKMVPGETLVVDHLGKDKGAEVNFDQVLVVEKDGGELMAGAPFVAGARVVAVVEGTSRGPKIRVFKKKRRKGMRRTKGHRSTYTRVTVKEIVL from the coding sequence GTGTACGCGATTGTTCAATGTGGCGGGCACCAGGTGAAGATGGTCCCGGGCGAAACGCTCGTGGTCGATCACCTCGGCAAGGACAAGGGCGCCGAGGTCAATTTTGACCAGGTGCTGGTCGTGGAAAAGGACGGCGGCGAACTGATGGCCGGCGCCCCCTTCGTGGCGGGCGCGCGCGTCGTGGCCGTCGTGGAAGGTACCTCGCGGGGCCCCAAGATCCGCGTCTTCAAGAAGAAGCGGCGCAAGGGGATGCGGCGGACCAAGGGTCACCGCAGCACGTACACGCGGGTCACCGTCAAGGAAATCGTTCTGTAG
- a CDS encoding tetratricopeptide repeat protein, with the protein MRRIVAFTLLMIAVAAPLALAANARSEAKAQVAFGIDVAQKGLWKEALFRWEKAVELDPQYAAAYNNLAIAYEHEGLFDKARQAYEKAMALAPKNVLVRQNYEFFKEINDRASRRRTR; encoded by the coding sequence ATGCGCAGGATCGTTGCCTTCACTCTGCTGATGATTGCCGTTGCCGCTCCCCTGGCGCTCGCCGCGAACGCCAGGAGCGAGGCGAAGGCCCAGGTCGCGTTCGGCATCGACGTCGCCCAGAAGGGTCTCTGGAAAGAGGCCCTGTTCCGCTGGGAGAAAGCCGTCGAGCTCGACCCGCAATACGCCGCCGCGTACAACAACCTGGCCATCGCGTACGAGCACGAGGGACTGTTCGACAAGGCGCGCCAGGCCTACGAGAAGGCGATGGCGCTCGCCCCGAAGAACGTGCTCGTCCGTCAAAACTACGAATTCTTCAAGGAAATCAATGACCGCGCGAGCCGTCGTCGCACTCGCTAG
- the dprA gene encoding DNA-processing protein DprA, which yields MLALEDYVALSGWWKPRRTEVPDFLRRSSDDLVLEQVIDAVRPGLAPDAIAARLRTRAAHDLAKAASLDILTIPWGDPRYPRLLGAIPDPPLVLWLKGQPESLHRPCVAMVGSRAASPYGLEVVSRLAGELAAAGATIVSGLARGVDSAGHRAALGADGDTVAVLGSGPDIVYPPEHGALAATIAERGALVSEWPPGTPPERFRFPARNRIISGLSLAVIVIEAAEKSGSLITAEFALSQGREVMAVPGSVLSGRHTGCHHLLRDGATLVETSGDVLAVLRTSSLRPLLESSGQSTVLDNPILSAMVAGESYDLDGIGRQTGQTPAQLLPGLLELELQGSIRRVRSGRFVRAGRTC from the coding sequence ATGCTGGCGCTCGAAGACTACGTGGCACTGTCCGGCTGGTGGAAACCGCGGCGAACGGAAGTCCCGGACTTCCTGCGGCGGTCGTCCGACGACCTGGTGCTCGAGCAGGTCATCGACGCGGTACGCCCGGGTCTCGCGCCCGACGCGATTGCCGCAAGGCTGCGTACGCGGGCGGCCCACGACCTGGCCAAGGCCGCCAGTCTCGACATCCTGACGATTCCGTGGGGCGATCCGCGGTATCCGCGCCTCCTCGGGGCCATTCCCGATCCGCCGCTGGTGCTGTGGCTGAAGGGACAGCCCGAGTCGCTCCACAGGCCCTGCGTGGCGATGGTCGGGTCGAGGGCGGCGTCGCCATACGGGCTCGAGGTGGTGTCGCGGCTGGCAGGCGAACTGGCCGCCGCCGGCGCCACCATCGTCAGCGGGCTGGCGCGCGGCGTGGATTCGGCCGGGCACCGCGCCGCCCTGGGGGCGGATGGCGACACGGTGGCGGTCCTGGGATCGGGGCCGGACATCGTGTATCCGCCCGAGCATGGGGCGCTGGCGGCGACGATAGCCGAGCGGGGCGCGCTCGTCAGCGAGTGGCCGCCGGGCACGCCGCCCGAGCGCTTTCGATTTCCGGCGCGCAATCGCATCATCAGCGGTCTCTCCCTGGCTGTCATTGTCATCGAAGCCGCGGAGAAGAGCGGGTCACTCATCACGGCCGAATTCGCCCTGTCGCAGGGCCGTGAGGTCATGGCGGTGCCCGGCAGCGTGCTCTCAGGCCGCCACACCGGCTGCCACCACCTGCTCCGCGACGGCGCCACGCTGGTCGAAACGTCGGGTGACGTGCTGGCGGTGCTCCGAACCAGTTCCCTCCGGCCACTGCTCGAATCCTCCGGCCAATCAACCGTCCTCGACAACCCCATCCTGTCGGCGATGGTGGCCGGCGAGAGCTACGACTTGGACGGAATAGGCCGCCAGACCGGCCAGACTCCGGCTCAGCTCCTGCCCGGTCTGCTCGAACTCGAGTTGCAGGGCTCGATTCGCCGCGTTCGGAGCGGCAGGTTCGTGCGAGCCGGGCGAACGTGCTAA